A portion of the Candidatus Nitrosotenuis aquarius genome contains these proteins:
- the hflX gene encoding GTPase HflX, producing MLSAILITYDNEDTIREAYGLCEAAGYKVDKLIRQKFLNKARYGIGEGKMLEIKEISDRIKPDVLIYDEILKPSQNYNLASKLKINILDRESLILEIFERRATSSESHLQIKLAQFRYEMSRAKEKVRLAKQGEQPGFMGIGMYEVDSYYNDIQNRMKSVKSKLEKMGKQRALHREARRRVGLKTISLAGYTSAGKTTLFNLLTGETKQESPELFTTLSTTTRKVLIDKDPVLISDTVGFISKLPAYMIEAFKSTLEELKYAEVVIVVIDISDSEVELRKKYRSCLKTMADLDVDQERVIYALNKSDLAEPDQILQKAEFIGLTNSKKWVPVSAVTQQNIPKLLELVKKMISNPPQQIKEIPRKQDLSKFYEQDDD from the coding sequence ATGCTAAGCGCGATTCTAATCACATATGACAACGAAGACACCATAAGGGAGGCCTATGGTTTGTGTGAAGCAGCAGGCTACAAAGTAGACAAGCTGATTCGCCAGAAATTTCTCAACAAGGCAAGATATGGAATTGGCGAGGGCAAGATGCTAGAGATAAAGGAAATCTCAGACAGAATAAAGCCGGATGTTCTAATTTATGATGAAATTCTCAAGCCAAGTCAGAACTACAATCTGGCATCAAAGCTCAAAATCAACATCCTAGACAGGGAATCACTAATCTTGGAAATCTTTGAGAGGCGTGCCACAAGTTCCGAATCTCACTTGCAGATCAAGCTGGCCCAGTTCCGATATGAAATGTCAAGGGCAAAGGAAAAGGTCCGACTAGCAAAACAGGGCGAGCAGCCCGGATTCATGGGAATAGGCATGTACGAAGTAGATTCGTATTACAACGACATTCAAAACAGAATGAAGTCAGTAAAATCCAAACTGGAAAAGATGGGCAAGCAGCGGGCACTACACCGAGAGGCAAGAAGGCGTGTCGGCCTCAAAACAATATCACTTGCAGGATACACCTCTGCTGGCAAGACAACCCTGTTTAATTTGCTGACAGGCGAGACAAAGCAGGAAAGCCCAGAACTATTCACAACACTATCTACCACAACGCGAAAGGTCCTAATCGACAAAGACCCAGTCCTGATTTCAGATACAGTAGGGTTCATCTCTAAATTACCAGCATACATGATAGAGGCCTTCAAGTCAACACTAGAGGAGCTCAAGTACGCCGAAGTGGTAATTGTGGTAATTGACATTTCAGATTCGGAGGTGGAGCTGCGCAAAAAATACCGGAGCTGCCTCAAAACCATGGCTGACCTCGACGTAGACCAAGAACGTGTAATCTATGCCCTAAACAAGTCTGACCTAGCAGAGCCAGACCAAATACTCCAAAAGGCGGAATTCATTGGACTAACAAACAGCAAAAAATGGGTACCAGTCTCTGCAGTGACCCAGCAAAACATTCCAAAGCTGCTCGAGCTGGTCAAAAAAATGATCTCTAATCCCCCACAGCAAATAAAAGAAATCCCAAGAAAGCAAGACCTATCAAAATTCTATGAACAAGATGACGATTGA
- a CDS encoding phosphate uptake regulator PhoU — MSEREETRRIQFTGKSSYIVSLPKQWIMELGLKQGDQITITREGRSALKIIPSKDQTKSSQGEEAVLEITREDNNAAIVRKLVSLYFLGYKTIQIKPKGDRLQPGQRTAIKSAVKGMLMGAEIISDSVDGITIQVLVNLLELTVDGAFKRMLHLAKSMLKDALLAVREANLELAKEVIDSDDEVDRFGFYIIRQLKIAIQNEYMLHEMGFTNARQCLGYRLIVKNIERTGDHAVLIAKDLLEFKESVRVDAMEKIEDLNDFAISVLDQACLALFKEDFAQAEKAIEKASELSKYEKKIIESVKAIKDEEEAYRIRRMAENIARIAEYASDIAEIVLNMNVEKLLRKRP, encoded by the coding sequence ATGTCAGAGAGAGAAGAGACAAGACGAATACAGTTTACCGGAAAATCCTCCTATATAGTGTCATTACCAAAACAGTGGATTATGGAGCTGGGCCTAAAGCAAGGAGACCAAATAACCATAACTCGGGAGGGAAGATCGGCACTCAAAATAATTCCTTCCAAAGACCAAACAAAATCATCACAGGGCGAAGAGGCAGTTTTAGAGATAACACGCGAAGACAACAATGCCGCAATTGTTCGCAAGCTGGTATCATTGTATTTTCTTGGCTACAAGACAATTCAGATAAAGCCAAAGGGAGACAGACTCCAGCCAGGCCAGAGAACTGCAATCAAGTCAGCAGTCAAGGGAATGCTGATGGGCGCAGAAATAATTTCAGATTCTGTTGACGGCATAACAATTCAGGTCTTGGTGAATTTATTAGAATTAACTGTTGACGGCGCCTTTAAGCGAATGCTTCACCTGGCAAAGTCAATGCTCAAGGACGCATTACTTGCGGTAAGAGAAGCAAACTTGGAGCTTGCAAAAGAGGTAATCGACTCTGATGACGAAGTAGACAGGTTCGGATTTTACATTATTCGACAACTAAAGATCGCAATACAAAATGAGTACATGTTGCATGAAATGGGCTTTACAAACGCGCGACAGTGCCTCGGATACCGACTGATTGTCAAAAACATAGAGCGAACAGGCGACCACGCAGTACTGATTGCCAAGGACCTGCTGGAATTCAAAGAATCAGTAAGAGTGGACGCAATGGAGAAAATTGAGGACCTAAACGACTTTGCAATATCTGTCTTGGACCAAGCATGCCTGGCATTGTTCAAAGAAGACTTTGCGCAGGCAGAGAAGGCAATTGAAAAGGCATCAGAATTATCAAAATACGAGAAAAAGATAATCGAGTCCGTCAAGGCCATAAAAGACGAAGAAGAGGCCTACCGAATAAGAAGAATGGCGGAAAACATAGCAAGAATTGCTGAATACGCATCAGACATTGCAGAAATCGTACTTAACATGAACGTAGAAAAGTTGTTAAGAAAACGACCATAG
- a CDS encoding CHASE domain-containing protein → MHNRHFDFIVLGGSLFITFAILGLFYSYILIQKDNEFDLIAKDLASSIESRLVNYEQVLFATQGLFASSDQVTSEEWQTFVKNQQIETRFPGVQVTGYSQKIGNADDLAQHIQQMQSVYPNYSVRPDTPRDEYHSIIYIEPVNTRNLQALGYDMFSEPVRRAAMEKACDTNTATISGKVILVQEITQDVQPGFLMYLPVYKNNMPHESVEEKQAALQGFVYIAFRAHDLFDAMLPSLGAVQHNDMRIKVYDSAKSEENLLYDSKINTPDGSWHKSAEIDFGHRTWIVEFSRPNTFSDFETAIMVAVPAIGVSMSAFVFIAIRSNQRNIDRITRLNEDLLKSEKLSAVGQLASRLAHDIRNPISVIKNTVEIAKNNKTLDEKMISQLDRIERAASKINYLVSDTLDFVRTTQLQIKENSVKKILLLVADRIDKPSTITINLPENDHTIKCDAEKLEVAIANIMTNAIQAMDGEGTINIRVNDQDKFFTIEIENSGPEIPENITSKIFEPLFTTKPKGTGLGLATVKNIIEQHGGTIYVKNNPTIFTISLPK, encoded by the coding sequence ATGCACAACAGGCATTTTGATTTTATTGTATTGGGGGGCTCTTTGTTTATCACATTTGCCATACTTGGATTGTTTTACAGCTATATTTTGATCCAAAAAGACAACGAGTTTGATCTAATTGCAAAGGATCTGGCTTCTTCAATAGAAAGCAGATTGGTAAACTATGAGCAAGTCCTCTTTGCCACACAGGGGCTCTTTGCCAGCTCAGACCAAGTAACCTCAGAGGAATGGCAAACCTTTGTAAAAAACCAGCAAATTGAAACCAGATTTCCGGGAGTGCAGGTGACAGGCTATTCACAAAAAATAGGAAATGCTGATGATCTAGCACAACACATACAACAAATGCAATCTGTATATCCAAATTATTCAGTTAGGCCAGACACTCCGCGAGACGAATATCATTCAATTATCTATATCGAACCAGTCAACACTAGAAATCTCCAGGCACTTGGTTACGACATGTTCTCAGAACCTGTGAGACGCGCAGCGATGGAAAAGGCATGTGACACTAATACTGCAACAATTTCTGGCAAAGTTATCTTGGTGCAAGAAATAACACAGGATGTCCAGCCTGGATTTCTGATGTATCTTCCGGTATACAAAAACAACATGCCGCACGAATCCGTTGAAGAAAAACAGGCTGCGTTGCAAGGATTTGTTTATATTGCATTTAGGGCACATGACTTGTTCGATGCAATGCTGCCTAGCCTAGGTGCAGTACAACACAACGATATGAGAATCAAAGTTTATGATTCAGCAAAATCTGAAGAAAATCTCCTTTATGACTCTAAAATAAATACACCTGATGGCTCTTGGCACAAATCAGCAGAGATAGACTTTGGCCATCGAACATGGATAGTGGAATTTAGCCGTCCTAACACGTTTAGTGACTTTGAGACCGCGATTATGGTTGCGGTGCCTGCAATAGGAGTATCGATGAGCGCCTTTGTCTTCATAGCAATTCGCTCAAACCAGAGAAACATTGACAGAATAACGAGGCTAAACGAGGATCTTCTAAAAAGTGAAAAGCTCTCTGCGGTAGGACAACTTGCAAGCAGACTTGCACACGATATCCGAAACCCAATATCTGTTATAAAAAATACAGTCGAGATAGCAAAAAACAACAAAACACTTGATGAGAAAATGATATCCCAGCTAGACAGAATAGAGCGAGCTGCATCAAAAATCAACTATCTGGTCAGCGACACGCTAGACTTTGTGAGAACTACACAACTACAAATTAAGGAAAACTCGGTCAAAAAAATCCTCTTACTTGTTGCTGATAGAATAGACAAGCCTTCCACCATAACAATAAACCTGCCAGAAAATGATCACACCATAAAATGTGACGCAGAAAAACTCGAAGTGGCAATTGCAAACATTATGACAAATGCAATTCAAGCAATGGATGGCGAAGGAACAATAAACATCAGGGTAAATGATCAAGACAAGTTCTTTACAATAGAAATTGAAAACTCGGGACCTGAAATTCCTGAAAACATCACATCAAAAATATTCGAGCCATTATTTACTACCAAGCCAAAGGGAACTGGTCTTGGCCTTGCTACTGTCAAAAACATCATAGAGCAACACGGCGGGACAATTTACGTAAAGAACAACCCAACAATCTTTACGATATCTCTGCCAAAATAG
- a CDS encoding PUA domain-containing protein: MDPVVKLKHTIDALFGNGISKNLPKEIEMTFSKKTGRIREVYHDKKLLCTLRIDGGLAISPYFAQILLKNKKFRQNCVEVNDDSAPFVRDGKSVFCKHVTWAGKNILIGADVPVLYQNEVIAVGRAIVNSEMMGTLKRGVAIKVRDSLKNSLEQKKT, translated from the coding sequence TTGGATCCAGTAGTAAAGCTAAAACACACAATTGATGCGCTCTTTGGAAACGGAATATCAAAGAACCTGCCCAAAGAAATAGAGATGACATTTTCCAAAAAGACAGGCAGAATTCGGGAAGTATATCATGACAAAAAACTGCTCTGCACTCTGCGAATTGACGGAGGCCTGGCAATTTCGCCGTACTTTGCGCAAATTTTACTCAAGAACAAAAAGTTCCGCCAAAACTGCGTCGAGGTAAATGACGATTCTGCGCCATTTGTTCGGGACGGCAAGTCGGTTTTTTGCAAGCATGTTACTTGGGCCGGCAAAAACATCCTCATTGGAGCAGACGTTCCGGTATTATACCAAAATGAGGTGATTGCTGTGGGGCGCGCAATTGTAAATTCGGAGATGATGGGCACGCTAAAGCGCGGAGTTGCGATCAAGGTGCGAGATAGTTTAAAAAATAGTTTGGAGCAAAAAAAGACATGA
- a CDS encoding nascent polypeptide-associated complex protein — MMRGGNREMRRMLDRMGLDMKELSNVQEVIIKTDKKEIIITKPAVTEMKSKDNSIFQVIADSYEEKELETPIFSEDDIMLICSQANVTPEVATNALKETGGDLSRAILLLTTK; from the coding sequence ATGATGCGGGGAGGCAATCGCGAAATGCGAAGAATGCTGGACAGGATGGGCCTAGACATGAAAGAGCTCAGCAATGTTCAGGAGGTAATCATAAAAACCGACAAAAAAGAAATCATAATTACAAAACCGGCAGTGACAGAAATGAAGTCAAAGGACAATTCCATTTTCCAGGTAATTGCGGATTCCTATGAGGAAAAGGAGCTAGAGACTCCTATTTTTTCAGAAGACGATATCATGCTCATATGCAGTCAGGCAAACGTCACCCCAGAAGTGGCAACAAACGCCCTAAAGGAAACCGGCGGCGATCTATCACGGGCAATCTTGCTTCTTACCACAAAATGA